One window of Pyrus communis chromosome 12, drPyrComm1.1, whole genome shotgun sequence genomic DNA carries:
- the LOC137710865 gene encoding uncharacterized protein, whose product MENVNGIIFRETLDQVASWLSVTVSTAFFSSLERFSCVNLSTTDSDYEDDDEAKDRPLTLTNHNNEPPNDVANLPV is encoded by the coding sequence ATGGAAAACGTGAACGGTATCATATTCCGGGAGACGCTTGACCAGGTGGCGAGCTGGCTCAGCGTCACCGTGTCCACCGCCTTCTTCTCCTCCCTCGAGCGCTTCTCGTGCGTCAACCTCTCCACCACCGACTCCGACTACGAAGACGACGACGAGGCCAAGGACCGCCCTCTCACCCTCACCAATCACAACAACGAACCTCCAAACGACGTCGCTAATCTCCCCGTCTGA